The following DNA comes from Serinus canaria isolate serCan28SL12 chromosome 1A, serCan2020, whole genome shotgun sequence.
TCCAGTCTTCAAGAGAGCTGTTGACTGTTGGATTCTTGAAATTGTAATAGCCGCTGTCCTAAACAGCAAACTGGCATTTACTCTGACTGTAAATTGAGGGAAAATCATAATTGAAGTATCCTTCAGAAATACCGGTTCAAGGGATCAGGGAGAAAGAgctttgtgatttcttttccattagAGGTAGGATTTTTGGAGGGTTTGTACATCAAAGTTATTCTTAATGCATTACTTAGTTCCCTCAGCCCATTTGATGAGGGATAAGGGGAGCATGGAATAGTTTGTgttaaaacacaaaacccctGGAAATGGACTTATATAGCAGGTTATATAGCAGGTTGTGGAATACAGGTTCAGCAAACACCTGCTAGAGCAGTCTCCTCTTCTGTTTGCAGGCTGTCTCCCAACACCATGGTGACCCCCCACAAGAAGAGCATGCTGGGGAATGGGAACTATGATGTGAATGTGATTATGGCAGCACTTCAGACCAAAGGCTACGAGGCAGTTTGGTGGGATAAGCGCAGGTACTGAGAAGTCATGTCATTCTCAAGGTGGCTATTCTTTGTAAAACTGAGAAAGAGATTGAAGTGAAAGCACCAGAACATAATCTGGTTGATGTTCTGCACTCTTTCAGGGATGTTAACGCTATTGCCCTGTCTAACGTGATGGGCTTCATCATGAATCTGCCCTCCAGCCTTTGCTGGGGCCCCTTGAAGCTCCCCCTCAAGCGACAGCACTGGATCTGTGTCCGGGAGGTGGGAGGCACCTACTACAACCTCGACTCCAAGCTCAAGGTGCCCGAGTGGATTGGAGGTGAAAGTGAGCTCAGGTAGGATTTCCTCTAATCCGTCCCTGTTGGAGGTAAGAAGTCTGTCCTTAAACAATTGGTGATTGAAACATGTATGGCTGACTTTCAGTTGCAAAAATTTGAGCGTAATAAGGTTCTTCTGCCTCCGCTTGGATTTATGCCCCATTTGTGCAAAGCTAGGGAAATGCTTTTGGCTGTAGTGTGTCTATCAGCTCAGGAGAGCTTGACTTGGCCTCTCATGTGTCTGGCTCTGTCTGTGGCAAAGGTAGAGGCCATCTCTGGTATTAGTGGGTGACACCGGCAACACGATGTGCCGTGTCCTGCTCCCTCCTTGAACGTGACAGTATCAGTATTCTTTGCCTCTTCAGTAACAATCTGTATGTCTCCAACAAAAGGCTTTCCAGACTTAAAGTGCAGCCTTATCCCTGGGAGCAGTAAGAGCTGTTTGTTAGGAATCACTTTTCCTGTGTAAGCATATGCTGCCCTTCTGGCTTGGCTCCCCTTCCCTCTTCAATCTTAACACAAGAAGGTCATTGTAAATACTTTGTAAAGTTTCACCTGCTCTTGATTGCTGTTTAGCTTCCATTCCATTGTGCCGTAAATCCTACTAGCAGCTTTGCTTCCTTGACTAGTCTTGTTCTGAGATAGGGATTGCACATGTGCAGTGTTTGCAGAGCCAGCCGTGCCACTGAAGTTTTGGTAAATTTCTGGGGTAAAGCAATTCTTGTGAAACTACTGTGCAGAGGTTCTGGTGGATTTTATTCTAGGTGTACCATTCTTCAGCAATAAATCAGGGCTTTCTTTACTGGGAGTTTTGGAAATCTGGACCAAAAGATATTGGAGGAAATGttgatttttcatatttatttgaAGTAATCCAAGTTTGGTATTAGAAAAAGCTTATGTGCAGAAAAGGGCTAAAAAAACATGTCAAATGACCAAGTGGTACACTGCTGGTAAGGATATCTGTATGATGGGGTGTTCtttttttagaatatttttttcccccagatttgTTGGAGTTATTTAAAGTTAAGGTGGGATTCTTGATCTTGGAAATATGAAGAAACtaaatttggttttaattctgttttccttacCTTGGAAAGTAAGAAAGTGGCATCTATATAGACTCATTTCTCCTGAGGTTAAGATAATATTTAATTGTTGTTATAGATGACAAAGTTCTACATTCAGTAGCACttgtttctatttctctttATGATAGGAAATTTTTGAAACACCAGCTGAGAGGAAAGAACTGTGAACTCCTATTGGTGGTGCCAGAGGAGGTGGAAGCACATCAGACCTGGAGAGCTGACGTGTGACCTGGGCCAACTCTGTCCTCCCACTACAGTTCTTCCCCTTTACCAAACTCCTGATGTCCTAAAACCTGGATAATGGGTGCCCCGACTCTCTTCGTCTGGAATTTCCTTTGTTAggctcttctcttccttccttggTGCAATAGGGCAATAGCACAGGACATTGGGGGTGGTGGGTGGGGAAGAACTGAGGGCTGAGTAGAGGAAACTGGAAGCCAATCACTTTAATTGCAACGTGGATGAGCTGCAGTACCCTTTTGCCAGCTGGAAGGCATCGCACTCTTGAAAAACTGGGCTGGGGAGAAAGAGTGTCTGGGAACACCGGGTCTCCATTTCCCCACATGGTTCAGGGCTGTGTGTGGTGGGACACTGCTCCCTCCGGGGCTTGTCAGGAAGGATCAGGGACTGAGCAAGCTGCCACCTCTTTACAGTTCTCTCCCTCCAAAACAAATTGTTGTGAAGACATTTGCAATTCCTAGGGGTCTCTCAGGACACTCAGAACACTAGGAATGGTACGGTGCTCAGCACGACCCTCTGCTTCTTAGGGCTGGTTTGTGCCAGGAATTAGGAAACAATAATAAAACCAGAGTCATCTTCCAAGAACTTCTTTGGGTAGCTAGAGGATTCTTCCCCAGGGTCTCCAAGGATTTATGTATGTGGTGAGTGGTTGTTTGACAGTGTGTGTCTGGCTAAGGTGACATGGAAACAGCAAGCACAGGATGACTGAGGAGTATCATGTTTCTGGACTGGAGAGAGACCACAGTCTGCTTGGGTTTCTTCGTGCTAtggtggaggttttttttactattttttaacagttttttggttttctgcatGGTCACCAGTAGTTTAGGGGCTCCTTGGAGAGAGGAATAAAGCTGAAGAggttttcaaagaaattaattcccttttattttcctctctccagaAGTCTAGCCCACAGTCATGGATGTAATTTGAAAGAGGTCaagttataaaataaaaatgggctGAGGAGGGAAGCCTTTATAGCAGTcagttttgctcttttattGCTACCATCTGCTggtgtgggagctgcagagggtcCACCAGAACTTCGAGGCATTGGAGACACCCTGGCTTGGTAGTTGAACCAACCTCTCCTTTAGCATTGGCCAACAAACATTCCATTAATGGGTGAATTGCTTTTTTATGCCTTCCATGGGGAAGAGAAACTAGACATGGACACTAAGAGGAATCTCCACTGGCTGTttcccagtgccccaggagAGCTGTAGCTCAGCCATGCCTtccatggcaggaggaggaaatgctGAATCTGGAACTCAATTCATTGTGTTTAGCAattcctggctgagctgctgattGCTTCAATCTTTACATGTCTTTGTTGAATAGCAACCTCTGCGACCTGATGGAACTTGAAGGATCCTGTTCCATCATGCAGGAAACTGTCATTACTGATGTTTGAGCTGGTGAAAGGAGGGATTGTAATGACCttttctcagttatttttctcttcagagctCTGCAAATGCATGAGCAGGTGCTCAAACCTCAGAGACTACCAGAGTGGCACCATCCCAACAGAGAACACAGGCCACGTGACGACAGGACGATGGTGTTTGCTGACCCACGGACATCTGGCAAGCACTTTTGCAGTCCTTTGAGCACAGCCTCCCACAATCAAGGGCAAATGGCtcttatgttttaaaaagtcCTATTTCGTAACACATTCCAATGACCAATACCAGCTGGCAgaatttttaaacactttccAGGCAGGATGTGCAGCCTGCAGGCATTCTGCTCCTGACTTGAAGCCATTTCTTCAAGAGGGGAAAACACAAATCTCAACAGCAACATTTTCTATGCTGATTGAAGTTGCACTTTGGAGAAAAACCCTGTTTGCATGGAAACTGCAAGCCAATGGATCAGTGCACAATAtgcaaagatgttttaaaatactttgggGCTGCTTTCCTCTCATTGTATGtcagctgctttcccagggGAGAAACAGTGTGATCCAGCTGCTCAGGTAAAGGGAAAGTGTATGATCACATCCCTGTGGGAGGTGAGGCTGTGCCCGGGGGTGGGGGAGCTGGTCCAGTCCCACTGCTCGGGAGCGGGGAAGcccctctttgttttcttgcttgtttggttttgttagaGCCTTGTCTTGGGTTTGTTTACAGAGATGTATTTTGTTTaaccaaatattaaaaatggaaaaaaaaaagtttccataTAAATGTCCTATCACTTCTGTATGTTCAATTGAATTGTTCTGTAACAAAGTATGTAAAggataaataaattttttttctttggttatAAAACCACCAAGTTTCTGTGCGTTAAGAACCTTGAACAGTAGACAGTGGTGCTGAGGTAGGATTACCTCCCAGAATTCCCCTAAGCCAAACATGGCTTCCCCACCCCTCTGAAGGTGACAAGGCCACATTGGTCCCAGCCAAGGCCACATTGGTCCCTTCCACGCTGCCAGGCTGTGCATGACATGGAGATATCCCTACCCAGAAATCCCCCGGCAGCTCTGAAAGAACTGAGCCTCCCTCAAGGACATCTATTAAAACCACACTGCTCAGGTTGGATTTATTTAATATTCCATACAAAAAAATACGCAGCTGATGTCTGTTCTACTTTATGAGGCAGAGAATCTGCGTGGATGTGATCGTCTCAAACCTGGCCTGCTGCTCCCTTGGTTCTCACACGCACACAGCTGCAGTGAAAGTGTTTCTGCAGACACATCTTCCCAAAGAGTATTTTCCATGGGGTATTGATTGACACCGGCacccctccttcctctgctgggaaagTCACACTTCCTGCCACCACTGTCCTTCAGCTCCAAATCAGGCAGGAAAGCATTTGTAGTGtctgcctgctgcttttcaaggcctGACCTGTGCCCCAGGGTCTTTTGTGGGGGCAAgaagctggcagaggagctccCCGGTCCAAGTCTGTAACTGGTTATGGCATAGTGATtgaataaaaggaaatactCATGATTTCTAAAGGAGAGGGGGATGCAGACAGGAGCCATCATCAGGTCCATAGGGGGGCT
Coding sequences within:
- the JOSD1 gene encoding josephin-1, with the protein product MSCVPWKGDKTKLESPEPSQQPPQHIYHEKQRKELCALHALNNVFQDSNAFTRETLQEIFQRLSPNTMVTPHKKSMLGNGNYDVNVIMAALQTKGYEAVWWDKRRDVNAIALSNVMGFIMNLPSSLCWGPLKLPLKRQHWICVREVGGTYYNLDSKLKVPEWIGGESELRKFLKHQLRGKNCELLLVVPEEVEAHQTWRADV